From the genome of Solanum lycopersicum chromosome 7, SLM_r2.1:
aaggatattttatttatgaaggcaaatgccccttatatagacatacataatgacctttcatccttgTTAAAGGACGATTGacctttactatttacacagttacttgactcttactatttacacagtaacttgactcttactattcATGGTTACTATTCATGAATAGGATATTgacactatttactttacaacttttttacaaaaaacaaaatagactttggccaaatggccgacatacttttttcttctttatttaatggCCTTTACTTTTTACATGTGGCCGACAATAATTATGactaatttacatatattttatgtctatcttttccctattttctttttctcagcTTACTCCAGTTGTACTTCTGGAATTATGTCATCACCTTGGTTGCACTTGGAACATATATGGTCTGGGTAATTGTGTCCGACTAGCTTGCAATATCTCGTCATTAGTTCTTCGGATATGAATCCTTGCTTTATTGCTCTAGTTGTTGGCGTAGCTTCTGGTTTTAACAGGGTCAAAATCCATTTTTGGACTTCTTCATATCTGCTTGTCTTATTTCTTTCGAATTGGCATATATCATTAAGTGGTCTATCGAATAGTAGCTCCATATGGCGTTGCCTTGTAGATAGTTATTTGCTAGCTCTTGTATAATAGTTGATAATCCAATTATCCTTTTATTGGCATAGAAACTGGGTATCTCAACTCTTGTTATCTCTGGCTGTTGACCTATATCTTCTGGGATTATCATTTCTCGTGTTAGCCCAATTTTGACTATCTGGATCATTGACTTTATTTCATCATAGAGtatctctgctggtgctgtgtagaatcttatgaaaaataagtttccttttgttatctttttatatattaaaaatactttGTGGACCTCTGGGATTCCACTTATCTCTTCACCTGTATATGTATAGACTGTATTTAATAATCCATAGTTATAACAAGTTTTAACTAGGTTTGGATTAGTTTTTGGTTGTGCAATTAACTTATTATAGCCTTGTAGTTTTTGGGTTAGGTAGTCTTGGGTTTTTTCTAATGTTGTGGTagatttgggtttttgatttaaaaagttttgtattttgtataggttttcaatatatgttcGGGATATATGGTTgtatgttttcttctctttatgcaGGCTAGTTGCATAGGTAGATGTTTGTGGTGTTGAAGCATCTACTATCTGTATCTTTGGAGTAAATGGTTTGGTAAATATGCTATTTAGGTTTATGTTTTTTGGTGTAGGTTTCTCCATAGCTTTTTTGCTTGTACCTGCAGCATCAGTAATGTCATGGGTTTTaaggagtttcccaacgtctccttttAGCTCTGGCTGTTTTTCGtctgccgaacgacgtagctccgcatttttatagtcatgctgctgacttgtagattcttccttttcttctagcttttgaattctcaagcccatactgtccacttttgtacaaagtgtagttagggttttgagtatgttttccatAACATTATCTTGTCCTAGCTGTGTAACTCTGTCTTGATAAATAgtctgcaatcatatttttgttagtttttattacctcaattgtaaatgtaaaatttagtatgtttaatactagtctccttatttcttttgttgtaactcaatcatctaattttttcgttatccaccattttacttgtgtattatctgttcttacaataaatttattgtaaacaatatatggttcaaatgctaacaaacatttatataatgcgaataattcttttctatttatttcccattttatttgtgcttctgtataagatcccGAATAATacctacaatggtgttctattttttctttttcatatttgtattttaaaactcctccataactatgatcacttgaatctgtttcgacaatataagtaaatgttttattttcatcaggaaaatatagttttggtaattttttacataaattcttaatatttcttatatgttttttatctttatcatcaaaatgatattctacatcttttttaagttttttatgtaatggttttagatgttctgttaattttggtatatattctcttacctgatttactaatcctagaaaggattgtaatttcttttttgtatctatattttcatcaatagtaattattttttgtactatatatgtttgcatttttattccatttttatctatttgtattcctagaaattctatctgtgatttcataatttctgcttttcttttactcaaacttatacctgtattttttactatatgtataaatttttccaataatcttatatgttcatcttgtgttctagaatataacaatatgtcatctatatatacgATACAGTTTTCTAgttggttaaaacagttatccataaaatgttggaatctacctggtgcatttttatatccaaaaggtaaaacattccattcatagaaaccttgcggtactgtgaatgctgttaattgtgtagattcttcttctagttttaggtggtaaaattCTGATTTATAGtcaaatttactgaaataattatatccttgtatttgtcttatttttagtattttgtttggtattggataattgtatgttttggttttagcatttagattacgataatctatgaccattctgcttttacctcttttttgttcactatgttttataactataaatgctggacttgtatgtttactattacttttttgtatgtaattatttgctaataattcatctatatgtattttaaattcttttaaatcatcaaagttatattttaatggtttctgtgttattatgctattttcatctattaactcaatttttacttttgtcttatattTTTCCCATCCTCGTAATGGgtcttcactatataattgttctagttgttcattaattaatttaactttgtctataacaaatataataatttctaattttgttatttgtttattatttatatttttcatttcttggtttattttttcacttccttttatccattccataggttttcgttgtttattatttactctttttgctcctatcttatttccgcatggtgtagtaagccaccaatgtgtttttgttattatatgtggataaaatctatctagaaatggcattcctaataacatatcttttgtagtaaattcaaaattatacatttcttctattgttagtatcttatcccatatttgtatttttatattttttgctttatatttaatcatacttccttcgttgttaaatcccgttactaccataggtgtttttaatttttcccatttatcttctggtaagcaattatatttacatatattcgcttctgctcctgtatctatcataggggtataatatctgttgtgatatccttctactataatttttgtaagtataaatatttttattaatcattttgttctttttataattattttcttattttgacaagttattgttaattgttcattttctatgttgtatggtttaactttttctaaccattttattcctaatgtaatattatgatctccttggtatattttgaattgtattactaagggtattcctcctataattatttctttttctgttgtttcttcattcgtgttcactatctcactaggtagtccagggcatgtatgtcctgttcttataatttcttcttctaatactaactctcttgttatataattttcttcttgtcctgtatttattaatattttatattttctttggtctattattcctgttatgaaataatgatatggtgttatttcttctttatctaataagctttgtggaatttcatattttcttttagatgtactcatccttgatgaggtagctcttgtcaatgtatttggtacgcttgaagtgcttaatctttcttttactatctctagatcttcttctatatcaatttctttatagctatagtcattattgtctactacagtaattattttttcaaaaggattttctatttttattttattaattttatttcttgctgttattttatactttgttgttaatatatataaatttttacatcttgctgtaaataatttgctccctggtgctagttctattccagacattttccaatatagaactaatgatctatctatatttttatctgttaatgatactgtataattagcacttattgtaaacttaaatttttgatatattaagtttccttttactgcactaattatgcttttttctatagggtgtacaattctatcatctgctaaatatatttctataggtgtatctattccttctctaaagcagacttttattaatatttctgttcctcctaaatgtacatattttattggtgttttagcttttatatcttgtatttctttgtttatcattcttttatttattataggtatatatgcttttcctcttgtgtatttacaatctatgatatgttctttttgactaactacgtattattcttctttttgtcttttaaaccaatttcttaaaataggtatttctagtactttttcaacacttaaatctaattcttttccttttatttgttcaaatatcgtattatcaaatataattttctgttctgatgattcttcatcttgatattcttccttagatattatttttatttcattttcagacattatatttcttcatctgtttcgttattatgttaatattttcttcttcattctcagtttctatgtctgatacttcatatatactatcattttcacttaattcataatctatgtactctatttgcatGTATTTTTCATTGTCAATAATTAATTCTGCTACTTGTTTTCgttttggatttttgggtaatttacaatctttagctatatgtcctatctttccacaattataacaagtacattgggatatttttctttttggtctgtatggtctttttattttatgattttttacataataccttcgtcttggttgtttatatttatatatagttttgttttttctataatttttatatcttttagatttttgtttttcagttgtgcatccaaattgtggtgccattttatttttacaacatgataaatttttatttaatactttttccatttttaatttttctttttggttttcacatagttgtatgaaccattgatttaaaaattttattctagatcctaaagtatctaccattccttcattatcccaatcctttattacgtttgtactaaatggttctggtaattttgtataatattgttttcttatttcttttgcttcgtctaaattgtatttagctttgtaataatattctttaaat
Proteins encoded in this window:
- the LOC138337338 gene encoding uncharacterized protein; protein product: MENILKTLTTLCTKVDSMGLRIQKLEEKEESTSQQHDYKNAELRRSADEKQPELKGDVGKLLKTHDITDAAGTSKKAMEKPTPKNINLNSIFTKPFTPKIQIVDASTPQTSTYATSLHKEKKTYNHISRTYIENLYKIQNFLNQKPKSTTTLEKTQDYLTQKLQGYNKLIAQPKTNPNLVKTCYNYGLLNTVYTYTGEEISGIPEVHKVFLIYKKITKGNLFFIRFYTAPAEILYDEIKSMIQIVKIGLTREMIIPEDIGQQPEITRVEIPSFYANKRIIGLSTIIQELANNYLQGNAIWSYYSIDHLMIYANSKEIRQADMKKSKNGF